The proteins below come from a single Isoptericola dokdonensis DS-3 genomic window:
- a CDS encoding winged helix DNA-binding domain-containing protein: MDVSPAALGRATLARQHLLGRSDLPVPEAVRAVAAVQAQEPAAPYLALWNRVAGFDPADLDDAFATGTVVRSTLVRVTLHAVHADDWASFHRAVTDPLRGSRLYDRRFAPAELTPAEVNDVRDALLAFAAEPRTQDELTAELTRMLGAERAPAAWFALRTFAPLHHVPTGPPWSYTPTRRRYRAGATTGADASPPGDDPAVVHLLRRYLEAFGPASEADFGRFALLRRPFTGPAVEALRDELVVLSGKGPRALLDLPDAPRPPADTPAPPRLLGMWDSVLLAHADRTRVLPEEHRTHVIRRNGDTLPAVLVGGRVVGVWRATVDGVDAALFEPVGRADLDGLEAEAAALRTFLADREPAVFSRYRRWWEQLPADDVRHLA, translated from the coding sequence GTGGACGTCTCGCCCGCGGCGCTCGGACGCGCCACCCTGGCCCGCCAGCACCTGCTGGGACGGAGCGACCTGCCCGTGCCCGAGGCCGTGCGCGCCGTCGCCGCCGTCCAGGCGCAGGAGCCCGCCGCACCGTACCTTGCCCTGTGGAACCGCGTGGCCGGGTTCGACCCGGCCGACCTCGACGACGCGTTCGCCACCGGCACCGTCGTGCGCTCCACCCTCGTGCGGGTCACCCTGCACGCCGTCCACGCCGACGACTGGGCGTCGTTCCACCGCGCCGTCACCGACCCGCTGCGCGGGTCCCGGCTGTACGACCGCCGGTTCGCGCCCGCCGAGCTCACCCCCGCCGAGGTGAACGACGTCCGCGACGCCCTGCTCGCCTTCGCCGCCGAGCCCCGGACGCAGGACGAGCTGACGGCCGAGCTGACGCGGATGCTGGGCGCCGAGCGCGCCCCGGCCGCCTGGTTCGCGCTGCGCACCTTCGCACCGCTGCACCACGTCCCCACCGGGCCACCCTGGTCGTACACACCCACCCGCCGCCGGTACCGGGCCGGTGCGACGACGGGCGCCGACGCCTCCCCGCCCGGCGACGACCCCGCCGTCGTGCACCTGCTGCGCCGCTACCTCGAGGCGTTCGGCCCGGCGTCGGAGGCGGACTTCGGGCGGTTCGCCCTGCTGCGCCGCCCCTTCACCGGCCCGGCCGTCGAGGCGCTGCGCGACGAGCTCGTCGTCCTGTCCGGGAAGGGCCCGAGGGCACTGCTCGACCTGCCCGACGCCCCGCGACCGCCCGCCGACACCCCCGCCCCGCCGCGGCTGCTCGGCATGTGGGACTCCGTGCTGCTCGCGCACGCCGACCGCACGCGCGTGCTGCCCGAGGAGCACCGCACGCACGTCATCCGCCGCAACGGCGACACCCTGCCCGCCGTGCTCGTCGGCGGGCGGGTCGTCGGGGTGTGGCGCGCCACCGTCGACGGCGTCGACGCGGCGCTGTTCGAGCCGGTCGGGCGCGCGGACCTCGACGGTCTCGAAGCGGAGGCCGCCGCCCTGCGCACCTTCCTCGCCGACCGCGAGCCCGCCGTGTTCAGCCGGTACCGCCGCTGGTGGGAGCAGCTCCCCGCCGACGACGTCCGGCACCTCGCGTGA
- a CDS encoding PIN domain-containing protein translates to MRALLDTNVLVSMPDVVVQEIDRYRASTVSRAELEFGVSAAALRGQEQIATMRRLRLDALDDAGIWLPFDARASREYGAAAARVLAGGAVASRARHKDGLIAAHALALEAPVMTYNVADLERLGVRVLLPPA, encoded by the coding sequence GTGAGAGCGCTGCTCGACACGAACGTCCTCGTCTCGATGCCCGACGTCGTCGTCCAGGAGATCGACCGGTATCGAGCCTCGACGGTGTCGCGCGCCGAGCTGGAGTTCGGCGTCAGCGCGGCAGCGCTGCGCGGGCAGGAACAGATCGCGACCATGCGTCGCCTGCGGCTCGACGCCTTGGACGACGCCGGGATCTGGCTCCCTTTCGACGCGCGCGCCTCCCGGGAGTACGGCGCTGCCGCAGCGCGGGTGCTGGCCGGCGGGGCGGTCGCCTCACGTGCCCGCCACAAGGACGGCCTCATCGCCGCCCATGCGCTCGCGCTGGAGGCACCGGTCATGACGTACAACGTCGCCGACCTCGAGCGTCTCGGGGTACGGGTCCTGCTGCCGCCGGCCTGA
- a CDS encoding DUF2255 family protein, translated as MSATTSLRDLATTPTVRLRTDDGPGVTTWLVALGRHLYVRSMPGGTRSSGTHGQRAHVVVAGVEHPVLLAEVAPEVHGPLDAAFRAKYGRCTPEKVRALTSDAAAATTFRLDARRLTWAERAAVARAAVRDRRRFVGAGRTGTAAGDEVPCVAC; from the coding sequence ATGTCTGCCACCACCAGCCTGCGAGACCTCGCGACGACGCCCACCGTGCGCCTGCGCACCGACGACGGGCCGGGGGTCACCACGTGGCTGGTCGCGCTCGGCCGGCACCTGTACGTCCGGTCGATGCCCGGCGGTACGCGCTCGTCGGGGACGCACGGGCAGCGGGCCCACGTGGTCGTGGCCGGTGTCGAGCACCCGGTGCTGCTGGCCGAGGTGGCGCCGGAGGTGCACGGCCCGCTGGACGCGGCCTTCCGGGCCAAGTACGGCCGCTGCACGCCGGAGAAGGTGCGGGCGCTGACGTCCGACGCGGCCGCCGCGACGACGTTCCGGCTCGACGCCCGCCGCCTCACCTGGGCCGAGCGGGCGGCCGTCGCTCGCGCCGCGGTCCGTGATCGTCGCCGGTTCGTCGGTGCCGGTCGCACCGGCACGGCGGCGGGCGACGAGGTGCCCTGCGTCGCCTGCTGA
- a CDS encoding inositol-3-phosphate synthase — MVYDDSSTPPRRRTGLWFLGARGSVATTATLGALALARGQAPVTGLVSELPEVARAGLVGIGDLVIGGHDVGGSMLDRAHELAASGVVPAATVAALADDLAAVDARVRPGATGTADRATADRLQADLEEFRAAHDLERVVVVDLTSTEPPAPQAHTVGTLAELERRLDDGTAPLPPSSLYAYASFRAGCPVVCFTPSTGPRTPALEELAKTLHLPWAGRDGKTGETLLKATLAPMFATRALAVRSWSAFNILGGGDGRTLADPAAAASKTATKAMTVEAVLGYPVEGPVRIDHVADLGDWKTAWDHVTFEGFLGTRMRMQVTWEGCDSALAAPLVLDLARLVARAHEVGLAGPLGELGFFFKDPLGSTEHALAAQWQTLTRWCATLGDGAPDAGGAAASDGAA, encoded by the coding sequence ATGGTCTACGACGACTCCAGCACGCCGCCGCGACGACGCACCGGCCTGTGGTTCCTCGGTGCCCGCGGGTCGGTCGCCACGACAGCCACCCTCGGCGCCCTCGCGCTCGCGCGCGGCCAAGCCCCCGTGACCGGCCTGGTCAGCGAGCTGCCCGAGGTCGCTCGCGCCGGTCTGGTCGGCATCGGCGACCTCGTGATCGGCGGCCACGACGTCGGCGGCAGCATGCTCGACCGCGCCCACGAGCTCGCCGCCTCGGGCGTGGTGCCCGCCGCCACGGTGGCCGCGCTGGCCGACGACCTCGCCGCCGTCGACGCCCGCGTCCGCCCCGGTGCCACCGGGACCGCCGACCGGGCGACCGCCGACCGGCTCCAGGCCGACCTGGAGGAGTTCCGCGCCGCGCACGACCTGGAGCGCGTCGTCGTCGTCGACCTCACCAGCACCGAGCCGCCCGCACCGCAGGCCCACACCGTGGGCACCCTCGCCGAGCTGGAACGCCGCCTCGACGACGGCACCGCGCCGCTGCCGCCGTCGTCGCTCTACGCGTACGCGTCGTTCCGCGCCGGCTGCCCCGTCGTCTGCTTCACGCCGTCCACCGGGCCGCGCACCCCCGCGCTGGAGGAGCTGGCCAAGACCCTGCACCTGCCGTGGGCGGGCCGCGACGGCAAGACCGGCGAGACGCTGCTCAAGGCGACCCTCGCGCCGATGTTCGCGACCCGTGCCCTGGCGGTGAGGTCGTGGTCCGCGTTCAACATCCTCGGCGGCGGCGACGGCCGCACCCTCGCCGACCCGGCCGCGGCGGCCAGCAAGACGGCCACCAAGGCGATGACGGTCGAGGCGGTGCTCGGCTACCCCGTCGAGGGTCCCGTCCGCATCGACCACGTCGCCGACCTGGGCGACTGGAAGACCGCCTGGGACCACGTGACCTTCGAGGGCTTCCTCGGCACCCGCATGCGGATGCAGGTCACGTGGGAGGGCTGCGACTCGGCCCTCGCCGCGCCGCTCGTGCTCGACCTCGCCCGCCTCGTCGCCCGCGCCCACGAGGTCGGGCTCGCCGGACCGCTGGGAGAGCTGGGGTTCTTCTTCAAGGACCCCCTCGGCAGCACCGAGCACGCCCTGGCAGCACAGTGGCAGACGCTGACCCGGTGGTGCGCGACCCTGGGCGACGGCGCGCCGGACG
- a CDS encoding type II toxin-antitoxin system prevent-host-death family antitoxin produces the protein MKTVPVPEDLDSLPRLKVSEFRSRLNDVNADSGPVLVVARDRPKFVVVPVADIDELTNERFAAAMGVLRRLMPPEAVESELAELEALRDSEGTVLDLAEDLDR, from the coding sequence ATGAAGACGGTTCCTGTACCGGAGGACCTCGACTCCCTCCCGCGCCTGAAGGTCTCCGAGTTCCGCAGCCGGCTCAACGACGTCAACGCGGACAGCGGCCCGGTCCTGGTCGTCGCCCGAGACCGACCCAAGTTCGTCGTGGTGCCGGTCGCCGACATCGACGAGCTGACGAACGAGCGGTTCGCCGCCGCGATGGGAGTCCTGCGCCGTCTCATGCCCCCGGAGGCCGTCGAGTCCGAGCTCGCCGAGCTCGAGGCCCTGCGCGACTCCGAGGGCACCGTCCTCGACCTGGCCGAGGACCTCGACCGGTGA